In Mastigocladopsis repens PCC 10914, a single window of DNA contains:
- a CDS encoding ABC transporter ATP-binding protein: protein MAQVVLENVYKSFPPRKGEGVASQTQHPLNSGKQGDTVVHRGESVNVLRRINLTVADGEFMVLVGPSGCGKSTLLRLIAGLEVMTGGNIWVGDRLVNDLPPKERDIAMVFQNYALYPHMTVYDNIAFGLRRRPLGDGEHEGVISSSSSLSDLRNWAENLLMGITRALPKGLRYISDQERVVDERVRTVAQLLQIEALLNRLPKQLSGGQRQRVALGRAIARNPQVFLMDEPLSNLDAKLRAQTRAQIVKLQRQLGVTTIYVTHDQTEAMTMGDRIAILNHGQLQQVAAPLELYNYPANRFVAEFIGSPPMNFIPVEFHAPLLITNGDFRLTLPELWASALQKYDGQTLILGIRPEHLILSVPANKNLPVQVELVENLGNDTYLSTRLLEPGFQKAAFPINEVQVRVPPERFVSYGEQLWLSLTPEKLHFFDPATELAIFP from the coding sequence GTGGCGCAAGTTGTTTTAGAAAATGTTTATAAAAGTTTTCCCCCTCGCAAAGGCGAAGGTGTTGCATCCCAAACACAACACCCTCTCAACTCTGGGAAGCAAGGTGATACAGTTGTTCACCGTGGGGAAAGCGTCAATGTTTTACGGCGGATTAACCTAACGGTAGCAGATGGTGAATTTATGGTGCTGGTGGGTCCTTCCGGTTGTGGGAAAAGCACCCTTTTGCGGTTAATCGCTGGGTTGGAAGTCATGACAGGAGGCAATATTTGGGTGGGCGATCGCCTAGTCAATGACCTACCCCCCAAGGAACGCGACATTGCTATGGTGTTTCAAAATTATGCTTTGTATCCCCACATGACGGTGTATGACAACATTGCTTTTGGACTGCGACGCCGTCCTTTGGGAGATGGGGAACATGAGGGAGTTATATCTTCCTCATCCTCCTTATCCGATCTTCGTAATTGGGCTGAAAATTTATTAATGGGGATAACAAGGGCGCTTCCTAAGGGACTAAGATATATCTCTGATCAAGAACGAGTCGTGGATGAGCGAGTGCGTACTGTTGCCCAACTGTTGCAAATTGAAGCCTTACTCAATCGTTTACCCAAGCAGCTCTCTGGTGGACAAAGGCAAAGAGTTGCACTGGGAAGAGCGATCGCACGTAATCCCCAAGTGTTTTTGATGGATGAACCACTTTCTAACTTAGATGCCAAACTGCGTGCCCAAACTCGCGCCCAAATTGTGAAATTACAGCGCCAGTTAGGTGTGACAACGATTTACGTCACCCACGACCAAACGGAAGCCATGACGATGGGCGATCGCATTGCTATCCTCAATCATGGTCAACTGCAACAAGTTGCTGCTCCTTTAGAACTTTACAACTATCCTGCTAACCGCTTTGTTGCTGAATTTATTGGTTCACCACCGATGAATTTTATCCCTGTGGAGTTCCACGCTCCCCTGTTGATTACTAATGGTGATTTTCGCCTCACCTTGCCAGAACTTTGGGCAAGTGCTTTGCAAAAATACGACGGGCAAACCCTTATTTTAGGAATTCGCCCGGAACACTTGATTTTAAGCGTGCCTGCAAATAAAAATTTACCAGTGCAAGTAGAATTGGTAGAGAATCTCGGCAACGATACATATCTTTCCACAAGACTTCTCGAACCTGGTTTTCAAAAAGCTGCCTTT